From a region of the Pongo abelii isolate AG06213 chromosome 9, NHGRI_mPonAbe1-v2.0_pri, whole genome shotgun sequence genome:
- the FDXACB1 gene encoding ferredoxin-fold anticodon-binding domain-containing protein 1 encodes MAPRRLLLVGEGNFSFAAALSETLDQSTHLTATCLQRPAELARDPVARENLQGLRERGIDVRFGVDCTHLADVFELHNREFDQIYFNFPHCGRKAGLAKNRELLAKFFQSCADVLAEEGEVHVALCRGQGGTPADKPQREWHNSWQVVAMAALGGLILSDVYPFSCKAVPGYKCTGYRSQDKSFHVEGALNHVFTRSLPFEGSQPRIFRIKLCNQWFSFPEPEALVGKLNRGFLEAPSCHPIKTINEKLIAELGKVFPLKRLKCSFPLLPQEGTSVLPFWNCDFLSAAFWITLREDNSNSESLTGGTSQDVEDFLVSFSELSLLKNPGRDGKEEACEGTCGQAKICLRPSLLVHVQDVIEVPDFLSGSLHILSGPVFQKCHILPFTMPAFHETLFIVGFNQSLKDGCLQSLLDHLKGILDSLLTQTLPESSKLSSLVKFVLQSNGKDYMIRVKTHNFSPDCTEDLIIGSVITSATSVIHKDQCFVFVSMNLDLLAMLVWCISDWRMLWTSDNRFLKNFVPGKTEPFKSHSLYPPCYVHDISFWIDQKKGFDELEFHTVARAVSQDTIISIQFLSRFQHPQTQQVSLCYRLTYQTCDKALTQQQVASMQSQFRKEIQQRLYVIPR; translated from the exons ATGGCCCCTCGTCGCCTCCTGTTGGTTGGGGAGGGGAATTTCTCCTTCGCCGCCGCTCTGAGCGAAACCCTGGATCAGAGCACTCATCTTACCGCCACCTGCCTCCAGCGCCCGGCCGAGTTGGCTCGGGATCCAGTGGCCCGGGAGAATCTGCAGGGCCTGCGCGAGCGAG GTATCGATGTACGTTTCGGTGTGGACTGCACCCATCTGGCAGATGTCTTTGAACTGCACAACAGAGAATTTGATCAAATTTATTTCAACTTTCCGCATTGTGGACGCAAAGCTGGCTTAGCTAAGAACAGGGAACTGCTTGCCAAATTTTTCCAAAG CTGTGCAGACGTTCTTGCAGAGGAAGGAGAAGTCCACGTGGCATTATGTAGAGGACAAGGTGGAACTCCTGCGGATAAGCCCCAGAGAGAATGGCACAACAGTTGGCAAGTGGTTGCCATGGCAGCCCTGGGGGGGCTCATTTTAAGTGACGTGTATCCATTCAGCTGTAAGGCTGTGCCAGGGTACAAGTGCACTGGATATAG GAGTCAAGATAAGTCCTTTCATGTAGAAGGTGCTTTGAACCATGTCTTCACCAGGAGCTTACCTTTCGAAGGTTCTCAACCCAGAATCTTCAGGATCAAACTGTGTAACCAGTGGTTTTCCTTTCCAGAACCAGAAGCACTTGTAGGAAAGTTGAACAG GGGTTTCCTGGAAGCACCTTCATGTCATCCTATCAAAACCATAAATGAGAAACTCATTGCTGAATTAGGCAAAGTTTTCCCTCTAAAAAGGCTGAAGTGTTCCTTCCCTTTGCTGCCACAGGAAGGTACCAGTGTTCTTCCTTTCTGGAATTGTGACTTTCTGTCAGCTGCTTTTTGGATTACTCTCCGTGAAGATAACTCAAATTCTGAGTCCCTGACTGGTGGGACATCACAAGATGTGGAAGACTTTCTAGTGTCATTTTCAGAACTTAGCCTTCTCAAGAATCCTGGAAGAGATGGTAAAGAAGAAGCTTGTGAAGGAACCTGTGGCCAGGCCAAGATCTGCCTTAGACCTTCTCTCCTAGTGCATGTTCAGGATGTCATCGAAGTACCAGACTTCCTCTCAGGTTCTCTGCACATCCTCAGTGGACCTGTCTTTCAGAAGTGCCATATTTTGCCTTTCACAATGCCAGCATTTCATGAGACTTTATTTATCGTTGGGTTTAATCAAAGTCTGAAGGATGGCTGTCTTCAATCACTGCTGGATCATCTGAAGGGCATTCTAGATAGCCTGCTGACCCAGACATTGCCGGAGAGCTCTAAGCTGAGCAGTTTAGTCAAATTTGTCCTTCAGTCAAATGGAAAGGATTATATGATTCGTGTGAAGACTCATAATTTTAGCCCAGATTGTACTGAGGATCTAATTATTGGGTCTGTTATCACATCTGCCACTAGTGTTATACATAAAGACCAGTGTTTTGTGTTTGTGTCTATGAACTTGGACTTATTAGCCATGCTTGTCTGGTGTATCTCTGACTGGAGAATGTTGTGGACGTCTGATAACCGTTTCCTGAAAAATTTTGTCCCTGGCAAAACAGAACCCTTTAAAAGTCATTCTCTGTATCCTCCATGTTATGTGCATGATATTAGTTTTTGGATAGATCAGAAGAAAGGATTTGATGAACTAGAGTTTCACACTGTGGCCCGAGCAGTGTCCCAGGACACTATTATATCCATACAGTTTCTTAGCCGTTTTCAGCATCCACAGACTCAACAGGTCAGTCTCTGCTATAGATTGACCTACCAGACCTGTGACAAGGCCCTCACCCAGCAGCAAGTAGCATCAATGCAATCCCAGTTTAGGAAGGAGATTCAACAACGCCTATATGTTATACCTCGGTAG
- the CFAP68 gene encoding cilia- and flagella-associated protein 68 isoform X2, producing the protein MEQPNKDFCHSHKKSSNGSTYSASSYSSSGKRQNLACFLTNPHCGSLINADGHGEVWTDWNNMSKFFQYGWRCTTNENTYSNRTLMGNWNQERYDLRNIVQPKPLPSQFGHYFETTYDTSYNNKMPLSTHRFKREPHWFPGHQPELDPPRYKCTEKSTYMNSYSKP; encoded by the exons ATGGAACAGCCAAATAAGGATTTCTGTCACTCTCATAAGAAATCTTCAAACGGCTCAACCTACTCAGCATCAAGTTACTCTTCTTCAGGAAAG AGACAGAACCTTGCCTGTTTCCTCACAAACCCACACTGTGGCAGCCTCATTAATGCAGATGGCCATGGTGAAGTGTGGACAGATTGGAATAATATGTCTAAGTTTTTCCAGTATGGATGGAGATGCACCACTAATGAGAATACCTATTCAAACCGTACCCTGATGGGCAACTGGAACCAGGAAAGATATGACCTGAGGAATATTGTGCAGCCCAAACCCTTGCCTTCCCAG tttggaCACTACTTTGAAACAACATATGATACAAGCTACAACAACAAAATGCCACTTTCAACACATA gaTTTAAGCGAGAGCCTCACTGGTTCCCAGGACATCAACCTGAACTGGATCCTCCCCGATACAAATGCACAGAAAAGTCAACTTACATGAATAGCTATTCAAAGCCTTAA
- the CFAP68 gene encoding cilia- and flagella-associated protein 68 isoform X3: MAASQCLCCSKFLFQRQNLACFLTNPHCGSLINADGHGEVWTDWNNMSKFFQYGWRCTTNENTYSNRTLMGNWNQERYDLRNIVQPKPLPSQFGHYFETTYDTSYNNKMPLSTHRFKREPHWFPGHQPELDPPRYKCTEKSTYMNSYSKP, translated from the exons ATGGCTGCCTCCCAGTGTCTCTGCTGCTCAAAATTTCTCTTCCAG AGACAGAACCTTGCCTGTTTCCTCACAAACCCACACTGTGGCAGCCTCATTAATGCAGATGGCCATGGTGAAGTGTGGACAGATTGGAATAATATGTCTAAGTTTTTCCAGTATGGATGGAGATGCACCACTAATGAGAATACCTATTCAAACCGTACCCTGATGGGCAACTGGAACCAGGAAAGATATGACCTGAGGAATATTGTGCAGCCCAAACCCTTGCCTTCCCAG tttggaCACTACTTTGAAACAACATATGATACAAGCTACAACAACAAAATGCCACTTTCAACACATA gaTTTAAGCGAGAGCCTCACTGGTTCCCAGGACATCAACCTGAACTGGATCCTCCCCGATACAAATGCACAGAAAAGTCAACTTACATGAATAGCTATTCAAAGCCTTAA
- the LOC112135502 gene encoding putative ribosomal protein eL43-like, producing KRKVGIVGKYRTHHGASLWKMVKEIEISQHAKYTCSFCGKTKMKRRAVKIRHCNSCMKTVAGSAWTYNTTSAVMVKSAIRRLKELKDQ from the coding sequence aaaaggaaagtcggAATAGTCGGTAAATACAGGACCCACCATGGGGCTTCCCTCTGGAAAATGGTGAAGGAAATTGAAATCAGCCAGCACGCCAAGTACACTTGCTCTTTCTGTGGCAAAACCAAGATGAAGAGACGAGCTGTGAAAATCAGGCACTGTAATTCCTGCATGAAGACAGTGGCTGGCAGTGCCTGGACCTACAACACCACTTCGGCTGTCATGGTAAAGTCTGCCATCAGAAGACTGAAGGAATTGAAAGACCAGTAG
- the CFAP68 gene encoding cilia- and flagella-associated protein 68 isoform X1, which translates to MVIWVIFSLLGELGKPGLLTSLKNMEQPNKDFCHSHKKSSNGSTYSASSYSSSGKRQNLACFLTNPHCGSLINADGHGEVWTDWNNMSKFFQYGWRCTTNENTYSNRTLMGNWNQERYDLRNIVQPKPLPSQFGHYFETTYDTSYNNKMPLSTHRFKREPHWFPGHQPELDPPRYKCTEKSTYMNSYSKP; encoded by the exons ATGGTAATCTGGGTGATTTTTTCTTTGCTTGGAGAACTGGGAAAGCCAGGTTTGTTGACATCTTTAAAGAACATGGAACAGCCAAATAAGGATTTCTGTCACTCTCATAAGAAATCTTCAAACGGCTCAACCTACTCAGCATCAAGTTACTCTTCTTCAGGAAAG AGACAGAACCTTGCCTGTTTCCTCACAAACCCACACTGTGGCAGCCTCATTAATGCAGATGGCCATGGTGAAGTGTGGACAGATTGGAATAATATGTCTAAGTTTTTCCAGTATGGATGGAGATGCACCACTAATGAGAATACCTATTCAAACCGTACCCTGATGGGCAACTGGAACCAGGAAAGATATGACCTGAGGAATATTGTGCAGCCCAAACCCTTGCCTTCCCAG tttggaCACTACTTTGAAACAACATATGATACAAGCTACAACAACAAAATGCCACTTTCAACACATA gaTTTAAGCGAGAGCCTCACTGGTTCCCAGGACATCAACCTGAACTGGATCCTCCCCGATACAAATGCACAGAAAAGTCAACTTACATGAATAGCTATTCAAAGCCTTAA
- the CFAP68 gene encoding cilia- and flagella-associated protein 68 isoform X4: MAASQCLCCSKFLFQRQNLACFLTNPHCGSLINADGHGEVWTDWNNMSKFFQYGWRCTTNENTYSNRTLMGNWNQERYDLRNIVQPKPLPSQDLSESLTGSQDINLNWILPDTNAQKSQLT; encoded by the exons ATGGCTGCCTCCCAGTGTCTCTGCTGCTCAAAATTTCTCTTCCAG AGACAGAACCTTGCCTGTTTCCTCACAAACCCACACTGTGGCAGCCTCATTAATGCAGATGGCCATGGTGAAGTGTGGACAGATTGGAATAATATGTCTAAGTTTTTCCAGTATGGATGGAGATGCACCACTAATGAGAATACCTATTCAAACCGTACCCTGATGGGCAACTGGAACCAGGAAAGATATGACCTGAGGAATATTGTGCAGCCCAAACCCTTGCCTTCCCAG gaTTTAAGCGAGAGCCTCACTGGTTCCCAGGACATCAACCTGAACTGGATCCTCCCCGATACAAATGCACAGAAAAGTCAACTTACATGA